In Bacteroidia bacterium, a genomic segment contains:
- a CDS encoding DUF1501 domain-containing protein: MKRRDFLKGTLPLALAPLALNGIPVRAMARNLMLSSFTCEEINDRVLVLVQLHGGNDGLNTLVPLDQYSTYKNLRPLIGIEDTGVRKYINMDSNLPIQNQVGLHPDLVGIKDLYDQGKVNWVMDVSYTNNNGSHFRGTDIWLTGKDGDTIPENPDSGWWGRYLDHRFPNYPAAYPNMDMPDPLGLEFGSHIISLGFHRAMGIPTGLTLSNDPNGFYNQLTGVGGVLPANFPASDYGDELRFLVEMERSTNVYAQRLSTLYDNGSNTPGVVYPETYHTWTTNNYNNPLSPQLKTVARLLSAGCKTKIFLVRMGGFDTHEGQAIAGKPSYGSHGALLYHLSEAIRAFHEDLKGMGIEDRVMTVTFSEFGRQVAENGTYGTDHGTSAPMLIVGKGIKPGITGTNPNLSNLQNNNFTSYQHDYRQVFATILQDWFGANYGTLDTVEFYDWSNKKIDLVNDSYIDDFGNVVNFVADITCDPTPDIQPPPPTSLDRDLVSRFQFKVWPNPATDIVNFSIKSDMMQPATISVYTTSGKLVMEKEVRLFSGENSDTLDMSSLIPGTYIVNMVANKNSAFGTRRLGSKKIVVQR, from the coding sequence ATGAAGCGACGCGATTTTCTTAAAGGTACGTTACCACTTGCTCTCGCGCCTTTAGCGTTAAATGGTATTCCGGTAAGGGCTATGGCCCGCAACCTGATGCTGAGTTCTTTTACCTGTGAAGAGATCAATGACCGGGTGCTTGTACTGGTACAGCTCCACGGAGGCAACGACGGGCTGAATACGCTCGTGCCACTGGATCAGTACAGCACTTATAAAAACCTCCGTCCTTTGATCGGGATTGAGGATACAGGAGTCAGAAAATATATCAACATGGATTCAAACCTACCGATACAAAATCAGGTTGGACTCCATCCCGATCTGGTAGGGATCAAAGATCTTTATGACCAGGGGAAAGTAAACTGGGTCATGGATGTATCCTATACCAACAACAATGGCTCCCACTTCCGCGGAACGGATATCTGGCTCACGGGTAAAGATGGAGACACGATTCCGGAAAACCCCGATTCGGGCTGGTGGGGTCGTTATCTTGACCATCGTTTTCCCAACTACCCGGCGGCCTACCCCAATATGGATATGCCTGACCCGCTGGGTCTCGAATTTGGCAGTCATATTATTTCGCTGGGTTTCCATCGCGCGATGGGAATTCCCACAGGCCTGACCCTTAGCAACGATCCCAACGGTTTTTACAACCAGCTCACCGGCGTGGGTGGCGTGCTGCCCGCCAATTTTCCCGCGTCTGATTATGGCGATGAATTGCGGTTTCTCGTAGAAATGGAGCGCAGCACGAACGTTTATGCACAGCGCCTTTCAACCCTCTATGACAATGGCTCCAATACGCCTGGCGTGGTATATCCCGAAACGTATCACACCTGGACAACCAACAACTACAACAACCCGCTGTCGCCACAACTGAAAACTGTCGCGCGTCTGCTGAGTGCAGGCTGTAAAACCAAGATTTTCCTCGTCCGGATGGGGGGATTTGACACCCACGAAGGGCAGGCGATTGCAGGAAAACCTTCCTATGGCTCACATGGCGCTTTGTTGTATCACCTTTCCGAAGCTATTCGCGCATTCCACGAAGACCTTAAAGGAATGGGAATCGAAGACCGGGTAATGACCGTTACTTTCTCCGAATTTGGCCGCCAGGTAGCAGAAAATGGAACCTACGGCACCGACCATGGAACTTCAGCGCCTATGCTTATCGTAGGCAAAGGCATTAAGCCTGGTATCACAGGTACCAATCCTAACCTCAGCAATCTGCAAAACAACAATTTTACCAGCTACCAACACGACTACCGGCAGGTTTTTGCTACGATTCTACAAGACTGGTTTGGTGCCAATTACGGCACGCTTGACACCGTGGAGTTTTATGACTGGAGCAATAAAAAAATTGATCTTGTCAATGATAGTTATATCGATGATTTCGGGAATGTAGTCAATTTTGTTGCAGATATCACCTGTGATCCGACCCCCGACATCCAGCCTCCACCGCCGACCTCCCTTGACCGCGATCTGGTCAGTCGGTTCCAGTTTAAAGTCTGGCCCAATCCGGCGACTGATATCGTAAATTTTTCAATAAAATCAGATATGATGCAGCCAGCTACGATTTCCGTTTACACCACTTCGGGCAAACTGGTTATGGAAAAAGAGGTGCGTTTATTTTCTGGTGAAAATTCGGATACCCTGGACATGTCTTCCCTGATCCCTGGCACATATATCGTAAACATGGTTGCCAATAAGAATAGTGCATTTGGCACCCGGCGACTAGGTTCTAAAAAAATCGTTGTTCAGCGATAA
- a CDS encoding adenylyltransferase/cytidyltransferase family protein, with protein MKKVFVTGCFDMLHSGHVAFLQEAAQHGDLYVGIGGDENVKHLKGRYPVNTEEERKYMIDALRCVKQCTVNKGWGIIDFEEELVQIRPDIFVVNEDGNSPRKAEVVKKRGIEYVVLKRIPHGDLPTRSTTSLRSVCTIPFRIDLAGGWLDQPYVSQFHPGPVLTISIEPTVDFNERSGMASSTRRRAIELWKTEIPSGDREQLARILFSYENPPGTKIVAGSQDSLGIVLPGLNKLDYDNNYWPHKITSIHDESVLEFIENHLSLIPLDPREMDYDVLENTCISTEGAKALADATEVCWEALRQKDLYKFGESFRRSFEGQIAMFPNMVDDSILQIIDQYSSHALGWKLSGAGGGGYLILVTEKPLEGSMQVRIRRKDGAF; from the coding sequence ATGAAAAAAGTTTTTGTAACCGGTTGTTTTGACATGCTCCACAGTGGTCACGTTGCATTTCTTCAGGAAGCGGCACAACATGGCGATCTCTATGTAGGGATTGGCGGTGATGAGAATGTGAAACATCTTAAGGGCCGTTACCCTGTCAATACAGAAGAGGAAAGGAAATATATGATTGATGCGCTGCGCTGTGTGAAGCAGTGTACGGTCAATAAAGGTTGGGGAATCATTGATTTTGAAGAAGAGCTTGTTCAGATTCGTCCCGATATTTTTGTTGTAAATGAAGATGGTAATTCGCCCCGGAAGGCAGAAGTTGTAAAAAAACGGGGCATCGAATATGTTGTACTCAAACGCATTCCTCACGGCGATCTGCCCACCCGCTCCACTACTTCGCTCCGCTCAGTATGTACCATTCCCTTCCGGATTGACCTGGCTGGCGGCTGGCTCGACCAACCTTACGTTTCCCAATTTCATCCCGGCCCGGTACTGACCATTTCCATCGAACCTACCGTTGACTTCAACGAGCGCAGCGGTATGGCATCCAGCACCCGCAGAAGAGCGATAGAATTGTGGAAAACGGAAATACCCTCCGGGGACCGGGAACAGTTGGCCCGTATTCTGTTTAGTTATGAAAATCCTCCCGGAACCAAAATCGTCGCCGGATCCCAGGATTCATTGGGCATTGTTTTGCCTGGCCTCAATAAGCTGGATTACGACAATAATTACTGGCCGCATAAGATCACTTCCATCCACGACGAAAGTGTGCTGGAGTTTATCGAAAACCATTTGTCTCTGATCCCGCTTGACCCCAGGGAAATGGATTACGATGTGCTGGAAAATACCTGTATATCTACCGAAGGAGCCAAAGCGCTGGCTGATGCGACAGAAGTCTGCTGGGAAGCCCTCCGGCAAAAAGATCTCTATAAGTTTGGGGAATCTTTCCGCCGCTCATTTGAAGGGCAGATTGCGATGTTTCCCAATATGGTCGATGACTCAATTCTCCAGATCATCGACCAGTACAGCAGCCATGCCCTGGGATGGAAACTCTCCGGGGCCGGTGGCGGTGGCTATTTGATTTTGGTTACCGAAAAACCGCTCGAAGGTTCCATGCAGGTGCGTATTCGTCGCAAAGATGGCGCTTTCTAA
- a CDS encoding DUF2357 domain-containing protein — protein MHTITQFNCMLQFQSPDIGFLQIRANGAGRKLNVPAQTESARFFYRGLNISPQVSLPELQMQPIFFEWQQIDIFFEPSSQAPFHPPYKLFLNRQDTGLESSIAGHSHKLFGSLSLADAVGFTDIEIRDRDNRQVFLLETEVFPSKLSYKAEFEAMIEEIHSMVHHLAFDHLKKTFAFTSPSEKRQKSLPEWMAMLEILFESMARGIDMILKTPHTKVQTTILPQPAHRVKNAPLKNADKWLGKHSQYLTREQDKGMAAGSDLFATHLPETRKTITTDTPENRFVVQAVRKIIQALEELITRRKHHCRDTKKIQPEIERIRYYQRRLKARLNHPALANVSITDQPPPHSLVLTMAPGYKDFYQKYLLLQNGLSISNDDVFRLDYKEISTLYEYWCFLKMIQLLGDDSRYEVNTKDLIQVSHNGLSLTLKKGKASRVNLERKDTGEKIILWFNRTFTESETHTFAQIPDHMIEFEKAGYRQRFRYILDAKYRLDLSGEIAGPPPESIAQLHRYRDAILSQKQFSLTGTTAHKSLGGVILFPFPGNEEDFRRHRFFRSRKEVNIGAIPLTPGKTQSHILLREFLYELFETPPEVLYEQVVEYERSDHQRVITEARTKVLIGLLPDDKHYQKRRNFFVENGLFHSVWRGQPEDIDYIAFYDQRQKKITTYGHVESRIIVWAQELEKTGVGWPRRYPKRKYIVYRLNELVHCDFSFRGIRAFGTNCTSLWGLQQAIRTGDDQYLWLDSYAWLRLWQEVRQLYPEAEVSFVRDGQGKRQVVILFEYKGQPYTCTLSGNEEIVLEGGRQARIRARLQAGALSRLLGIPS, from the coding sequence ATGCATACGATTACCCAATTTAACTGTATGCTTCAGTTTCAGTCTCCGGATATTGGTTTTTTGCAGATTCGGGCAAATGGTGCCGGGAGAAAACTGAACGTACCCGCGCAGACTGAATCTGCTCGCTTTTTCTACAGGGGACTGAACATTTCGCCGCAAGTATCACTTCCCGAGCTACAGATGCAGCCCATATTTTTCGAATGGCAGCAGATCGATATTTTCTTCGAACCCTCATCGCAGGCACCGTTTCACCCTCCGTATAAGCTATTTCTCAACCGGCAGGATACCGGATTGGAATCTTCGATTGCCGGCCATTCACATAAATTGTTTGGCAGCCTGAGTCTCGCCGACGCTGTCGGGTTTACCGATATAGAAATTCGCGACAGAGACAACAGGCAGGTTTTTCTCCTCGAAACAGAGGTTTTTCCTTCCAAACTTTCCTACAAAGCCGAATTTGAAGCCATGATCGAAGAAATTCATTCTATGGTTCATCACCTGGCTTTTGATCATCTGAAAAAAACTTTTGCCTTTACCAGCCCTTCTGAAAAAAGGCAAAAAAGTCTGCCCGAATGGATGGCCATGCTCGAAATACTGTTTGAAAGCATGGCGCGCGGGATAGATATGATTTTGAAAACACCCCATACAAAGGTACAAACCACCATTCTCCCCCAACCAGCACACCGGGTAAAAAATGCACCGCTCAAAAATGCAGACAAATGGCTGGGTAAACATTCACAATACCTGACCAGGGAACAGGATAAAGGAATGGCTGCGGGTTCCGATCTTTTTGCCACGCATTTACCCGAAACCCGCAAAACAATTACCACAGATACGCCCGAAAACCGGTTTGTGGTTCAGGCAGTCCGGAAGATCATCCAGGCACTGGAAGAACTGATAACCAGGAGAAAACATCACTGCCGCGACACAAAAAAAATCCAGCCGGAAATTGAACGGATCCGGTATTACCAGCGGAGGCTGAAGGCGCGGCTCAATCATCCTGCGCTGGCAAATGTTTCAATTACAGACCAGCCACCGCCCCACTCACTGGTACTGACGATGGCTCCCGGTTACAAAGATTTTTATCAGAAGTATTTGTTGTTGCAAAATGGGCTGAGTATCAGCAACGATGATGTTTTTCGCCTCGACTATAAGGAAATTTCTACGCTTTATGAATATTGGTGTTTTCTGAAAATGATTCAGCTTCTTGGCGATGATTCGCGTTACGAGGTGAACACCAAAGATTTGATACAGGTTAGTCACAACGGACTTTCTCTGACTTTAAAAAAAGGTAAAGCATCGAGGGTAAATCTTGAGCGGAAAGATACGGGCGAAAAAATCATCCTTTGGTTCAACCGCACATTCACCGAGTCAGAAACCCATACATTTGCTCAGATTCCCGACCATATGATCGAATTTGAGAAAGCCGGTTATCGCCAACGGTTTCGCTATATTCTCGATGCCAAATACAGACTGGATCTTTCAGGTGAAATCGCGGGCCCGCCGCCGGAAAGCATTGCACAACTTCACAGATACAGGGATGCCATTCTTTCCCAAAAACAATTTTCGCTTACCGGCACTACCGCTCACAAAAGCCTGGGAGGTGTGATACTCTTTCCTTTTCCGGGCAATGAAGAAGATTTTCGAAGACACAGGTTTTTCCGCAGCCGGAAGGAAGTCAATATTGGCGCTATTCCCCTTACGCCCGGCAAAACGCAGTCGCATATCCTTTTGCGTGAATTTCTCTATGAACTGTTTGAAACACCACCAGAGGTATTGTATGAGCAAGTGGTAGAATACGAACGATCTGACCACCAGCGGGTAATTACAGAAGCCCGGACAAAAGTATTGATAGGACTTTTGCCCGACGACAAACACTACCAGAAACGGCGGAATTTTTTTGTTGAAAATGGCCTTTTTCACTCAGTATGGCGGGGTCAGCCGGAAGATATTGACTACATTGCCTTTTACGACCAGCGGCAGAAAAAAATCACTACCTATGGCCATGTGGAAAGCCGGATCATTGTTTGGGCTCAGGAACTTGAGAAAACTGGTGTGGGCTGGCCCCGGCGATATCCCAAACGAAAGTATATCGTTTACCGCCTGAATGAGCTGGTTCATTGCGATTTCTCCTTTCGGGGAATCCGGGCGTTTGGGACGAATTGTACAAGTTTGTGGGGGTTACAGCAAGCCATCAGGACCGGCGATGACCAGTATCTGTGGCTGGACTCCTATGCATGGCTGAGACTATGGCAGGAGGTAAGGCAACTGTATCCCGAAGCAGAAGTTTCTTTTGTCAGAGATGGTCAGGGAAAACGGCAGGTGGTGATATTGTTTGAATATAAAGGACAACCTTATACCTGCACACTTTCAGGAAATGAAGAAATTGTACTGGAAGGGGGGAGACAGGCGCGCATCCGGGCAAGATTGCAGGCAGGGGCACTAAGCCGCCTGCTGGGAATACCATCATAA
- a CDS encoding PKD domain-containing protein has protein sequence MRKIFFKSFLVLICLNPCFLFAQLPPNQPEQDCFSALSVCQDVYFQPNAYAGAGRNPDEINGMQSCLLLGERNSVWYIFTVQTQGELCFTINPLDPLDDYDWALFNLTNASCADIPNNPNLEVACSWTYNLGCQGQTGANGNMANCPGQSTPCILVSPGQTFVLNISNFTASNSGYTLNFSQSTARLFDDIQPTLDEVTSFCTGVTAKFSENINCATVDPADFTFTGPDGPYTISQVISRNCSNGGAFDSKFDLIVSPPIQQAGNYTLSLVGSVNDLCGNAAVLSSHDVYMPLPPTAAMNAPGPQCELGNRFGFAYTGPSSVRSYNWNFGDSTGSALPAPLHSYQSAGTKTVTLIITDVNGCPDTASQQVVVMPKPDVRFRMPLRACEGDTLAIDNQTTFPGSPMTSLIWRIGDGTVTSDFSPVHHFAGPGRYQIFQEATNLLGCRDTASRFVAVYPKPEVDFLVEDNVCNGDPAHFVYLSTIRNDLFGDNIVDWEWKFGDSTGAGMTANPVHLYDTAGIYPVALIVTSDKGCVDSLVQDQIIHHPPPPAINDEPVCFGTRANLEAIPVEGGITSWYHQFEDSTAFYHGPAYYSPPVTYPYELYVEQLSPEGCISERVLLQVAHHEVGVGEIVADSVVEFPTPIVNFSVGGTILGDTYLWNFADGVTSTSSDPAHEFKFPNKYKVTALVTDIYGCEYDLEKTIEVKALIGVYIPTAFTPNDDGFNDEFFVEAHLIQQFSFTIFNRFGEEIFTSNDPVFRWDGRTASGYVVKEGVYAYRMQATDILGNALDKAGTITIYR, from the coding sequence ATGCGTAAGATTTTTTTCAAATCGTTCCTTGTACTAATCTGCCTTAACCCATGCTTTCTTTTTGCACAACTTCCTCCCAATCAACCTGAGCAAGACTGCTTTAGTGCGCTTTCTGTTTGTCAGGATGTGTACTTTCAGCCCAATGCCTACGCGGGTGCAGGCCGCAATCCCGATGAGATCAATGGCATGCAATCCTGTCTTTTGCTCGGAGAGCGTAACAGTGTTTGGTATATTTTTACCGTCCAGACCCAGGGAGAATTGTGTTTTACCATCAACCCGCTTGATCCGCTTGATGATTATGACTGGGCATTGTTTAATCTTACCAATGCCAGCTGTGCGGATATTCCCAACAACCCCAATCTCGAAGTTGCCTGTAGCTGGACCTATAATCTGGGCTGCCAGGGGCAAACGGGTGCTAATGGGAATATGGCCAATTGCCCCGGCCAAAGTACGCCCTGTATTCTTGTCAGCCCAGGACAGACCTTCGTGCTGAATATCAGCAATTTTACTGCTTCCAATTCCGGCTATACCCTCAATTTTTCCCAGTCTACAGCCAGGCTTTTTGACGACATTCAGCCTACACTGGATGAGGTTACGAGCTTCTGTACCGGGGTTACGGCGAAGTTTTCAGAAAATATTAATTGTGCGACGGTTGATCCTGCAGATTTTACTTTTACCGGCCCTGACGGCCCTTATACCATTTCTCAGGTCATCAGTCGTAACTGCTCCAATGGCGGGGCGTTTGACTCAAAGTTTGATCTGATTGTGTCTCCTCCCATTCAGCAGGCGGGTAATTATACCTTGTCGCTGGTAGGTTCGGTAAATGATCTGTGCGGAAATGCCGCCGTCCTCAGCAGCCACGATGTGTATATGCCGTTGCCCCCTACTGCCGCAATGAATGCCCCAGGTCCGCAGTGTGAATTGGGAAACAGATTTGGCTTTGCTTATACCGGGCCTTCTTCTGTGCGTAGCTATAACTGGAATTTTGGCGATAGTACGGGCTCTGCTTTACCCGCTCCGCTTCACAGCTATCAGAGTGCGGGAACAAAAACGGTTACGCTGATCATTACGGATGTGAATGGGTGCCCTGATACGGCTAGCCAGCAGGTTGTGGTTATGCCTAAGCCGGATGTGAGATTCCGGATGCCGCTTCGCGCTTGTGAGGGGGATACCCTGGCTATTGACAACCAAACGACTTTTCCCGGAAGTCCGATGACCAGCCTGATATGGCGTATAGGCGATGGGACGGTTACCAGTGATTTTTCGCCCGTTCACCATTTTGCAGGACCGGGCAGATACCAGATTTTTCAGGAAGCAACCAATTTGCTGGGTTGCCGCGATACCGCTTCGCGGTTTGTGGCTGTTTACCCGAAACCTGAAGTAGATTTCCTCGTGGAGGATAATGTGTGCAATGGCGACCCTGCGCATTTTGTCTATCTGAGTACGATTCGCAATGATCTTTTTGGCGATAATATCGTGGACTGGGAATGGAAATTTGGCGACAGCACAGGAGCGGGAATGACGGCAAACCCGGTGCATCTGTACGATACAGCGGGCATTTATCCTGTCGCTCTGATTGTAACCTCTGACAAAGGCTGTGTAGACAGTCTGGTCCAGGATCAGATCATTCATCATCCCCCTCCGCCTGCAATCAACGACGAGCCGGTTTGTTTTGGTACCCGCGCCAACCTGGAAGCGATCCCGGTTGAGGGGGGCATTACCAGTTGGTATCACCAGTTTGAAGATTCTACGGCCTTCTACCATGGCCCGGCCTATTATTCCCCCCCTGTCACTTATCCCTACGAGCTGTATGTAGAGCAACTTTCGCCCGAAGGATGTATCAGTGAGCGCGTATTGTTGCAGGTAGCTCATCACGAGGTAGGTGTGGGGGAAATTGTCGCTGATTCTGTCGTTGAGTTCCCCACTCCAATTGTTAACTTCAGTGTTGGCGGTACCATTTTGGGCGATACCTATCTCTGGAACTTTGCCGACGGTGTAACCTCTACCAGCTCCGACCCTGCGCATGAGTTTAAATTCCCCAATAAATATAAAGTTACCGCATTGGTAACGGATATATATGGTTGTGAATACGATCTCGAAAAGACGATTGAGGTCAAGGCCCTCATAGGGGTGTATATCCCTACTGCTTTTACTCCCAATGACGACGGGTTCAACGACGAATTTTTTGTGGAGGCTCACCTGATTCAGCAGTTTTCATTTACCATCTTCAACCGGTTTGGCGAAGAAATATTCACCAGCAATGATCCGGTATTTAGATGGGATGGAAGAACGGCCAGCGGATATGTCGTAAAAGAAGGCGTATATGCCTATCGCATGCAGGCTACCGATATATTGGGAAATGCACTTGATAAAGCGGGGACGATTACGATTTACCGGTAG
- a CDS encoding DUF1800 family protein, with the protein MASLSPRSGLLGKRLAAHLLRRATFGPTRAEIDDFATRNADEAVDLLLNFPPPPLPPVDPQSGATWVVTGRTPANSPSNELKYIVNSWWLHQLFDPAVSLTLAHKILFFLHTSFTTSIEKVQYSENHYYTLRLFMYYANGSYKDLAKKICLDNGMGDFLDISESFKGNPNENFVREFLELFTIGKGPSAGPNDYTTFTEQDVTEAARLMTGFRENTDWADPLYHDPETGFPQAKPDPSKHDETDKVFSHAFNNTIITGRTSAQGMLDEVSDFVEMIFDQDATAAYICRRLYRFFVRYKISQEVEDDIIQPLATIFQNSDYNIAETLRVLLKSEHFYDGDDSASDDETVGSLIKSPMELQVGMIRYFQLTPPDPAIDPFEAYVNFYRWGMQKPMSEACFDLFEPPEVAGYQPVYQAPEYNRLWFSAKSIPARYAIVDEHIDGTPLMQFDVMAFVNDPAMITDFQGNDPQGTPGPHPGARIAHHLVTELVEYLLPEPLDQVRFDYFLHDILLDNLTELNWMFEWDNYLALGDDVNVKPQIKKLIRAILQSPEYQLG; encoded by the coding sequence ATGGCATCACTCTCTCCCAGATCCGGCCTGCTGGGCAAACGTCTGGCCGCACACTTGCTTCGAAGAGCCACATTTGGCCCTACACGTGCAGAAATAGATGATTTTGCAACCCGAAATGCCGATGAAGCAGTTGATCTGCTGCTCAATTTTCCTCCTCCTCCCCTGCCACCAGTCGATCCGCAGTCAGGGGCTACCTGGGTAGTTACGGGCAGAACACCGGCAAATTCACCCAGCAATGAGTTAAAGTATATTGTTAATTCCTGGTGGCTGCATCAGCTATTCGATCCGGCGGTTTCATTGACTTTAGCCCACAAAATCCTCTTTTTCCTGCATACCAGCTTTACAACCAGCATTGAAAAAGTTCAGTACAGCGAAAATCACTATTATACCCTCCGGCTGTTTATGTATTATGCCAACGGAAGTTATAAAGATCTCGCGAAGAAAATCTGTCTCGACAATGGTATGGGCGACTTTCTCGACATCAGCGAAAGTTTTAAGGGAAATCCCAATGAAAACTTTGTCCGCGAATTTCTGGAGTTATTCACCATTGGGAAAGGTCCCTCCGCGGGCCCCAATGATTATACCACTTTTACCGAACAGGATGTAACAGAAGCGGCAAGGCTTATGACCGGATTCAGGGAGAATACCGACTGGGCCGATCCGCTCTACCATGATCCTGAGACCGGTTTTCCACAGGCCAAACCCGATCCCAGTAAACACGACGAAACCGATAAGGTATTTTCCCACGCATTCAACAATACGATTATCACGGGTCGCACCTCTGCACAGGGGATGCTGGATGAAGTATCCGACTTTGTCGAAATGATCTTCGATCAGGATGCTACGGCTGCCTATATCTGCCGGAGACTTTACCGGTTTTTTGTACGGTACAAGATCTCACAGGAAGTGGAAGATGATATTATTCAACCTCTGGCAACCATTTTTCAAAACAGCGACTATAATATTGCAGAAACACTCCGTGTATTGCTGAAAAGTGAACATTTTTACGACGGTGATGATTCGGCTTCTGACGATGAAACCGTTGGTTCGCTCATCAAGTCTCCGATGGAATTGCAGGTAGGGATGATCCGTTATTTTCAACTTACCCCGCCCGACCCTGCCATAGATCCTTTTGAAGCTTATGTCAATTTCTACCGGTGGGGCATGCAAAAACCCATGTCCGAAGCATGTTTTGATCTGTTTGAGCCACCGGAAGTCGCGGGTTATCAGCCCGTCTATCAGGCACCGGAGTACAACCGGTTGTGGTTCAGTGCAAAATCGATCCCGGCGCGGTACGCAATCGTGGACGAGCATATTGACGGAACGCCCCTGATGCAGTTTGATGTAATGGCCTTTGTCAATGATCCGGCAATGATCACCGATTTTCAGGGAAATGACCCGCAGGGAACTCCTGGCCCGCATCCCGGTGCGCGAATCGCTCATCATCTGGTGACTGAGTTGGTCGAATACCTGCTGCCAGAACCGCTGGATCAGGTCCGGTTTGATTATTTTCTTCACGACATTCTGCTTGACAATCTGACCGAACTCAACTGGATGTTTGAGTGGGACAATTATCTCGCATTGGGTGATGATGTAAATGTCAAACCCCAGATCAAAAAACTCATCCGTGCCATTCTGCAATCACCGGAATATCAGCTGGGATAG